CCGGTGCCGACGATGTCCACGGCGGGACCGGGGATGTGCAGCGGCTCGGCGTGCGCGTACATCGCGTCGACCAGACCGGCGATCTCCTCGACGGTCTCGCCCTTGGCCCGCAGCGCCACCATGAAGCCGGCCACCTGCACCGGGCTGGCCTCGCCGTTCATGATCTGGTCCATCGCCCAGGCGGTGTCGGCCTGGGCCAGGTCCTCGCCGCGCAGCAGGGCGCTCAGGACGTCCGGCCAGGTGCGGACCACCTGCGCGGGGTCGCTACCGCCGTTCGCAGGGTGCACGTTGACCATCGCTGACTCCAGGCTCTTTCGGTGGTTCGCCGTAAGGGACGGTGCCAGCCTATCCACGGGCCGGGGGCCGGTGCCGCGATCTTCCGGCCCCTTCTCTCTGGGTGAGACGGCCGGGCGGGACGGGCGGGTGGGACGGCCCCAAGACGGCCCCGGGACGGCCGCGCGGGACGCCCCGGTACGGGGAGCACCGCCGCCGCCCGCCCGTACCCGGGGAACCGGGCCGGACGGGCGGCGGTGCGCGGGGTCAGCGGGCGGCCGGCGCCCGGCGGGCCATCCGGGCCCGGAGCAGGGTGGCCACGGCGTCGCCGAGGGTGACCGGGTCCACCGGGTGGGAGACGGCGGCGTCGGCCCGGCTCCAGGCGGCGAGCCAGGAGTCCTGCGGCCGGCCGATCAGCACCAGGACCGGCGGGCAGCCGTAGATCTCGTCCTTCAGCTGCCGGGTCAGCCCCAGCCCGCCGGCCGGGACGGCCTCGCCGTCCAGGACGCAGAGGTCGATCCCGCCCTTCTCCAGGGCGCGCAGCACGGCCGGGGTGGTCGCGCACTCCAGGTACTCGATGGCGGGGAGGTCGGCGGCGGGCCGACGGCCCAGGGCCACGGTCACCTGCTCGCGGGTGTTGCGGTCGTCGCTGTAGACGAGAACGGTGAGCGTCTCGTCGGTCCTCTGCGCCATGGCCCCTGCTCCCTGGTGCTTCGCTCGTCCTCTTATATGTGTATGCCGCTCCGAACGGCCCAGTGTGATCCGGACCACGTTCACCCCGGATGCTACTCCCGGACACCCGCCGTGGTGAGCCCCTGACGCGATCTCGCTCAAGGCGCCGCGCGCCGCGGTCACCCGCGAGGAGTACCTCAGCTCCCCCGTCGGCCCACCGGTCCCGAACAACCGTCAGAAATCGGGCGCCGGCCGACACGGGCATACCGCACGCACCGGACACTCCGAGGGAGACCCCCCGGCGTGAAGACGGAATAAGGGCCCGACATAATGTCCGTCGTGGCGACAGCAACAGCAACAGAAACCGGACACGCGCACGGAGCGGTCAACAGGCCGAACCTGGTCAGCGTCGGAACCATCGTCTGGCTGAGCTCGGAGCTGATGTTCTTCGCGGCACTGTTCGCGATGTACTTCACGCTCCGCTCGGTCATGGGCTCGGAGTTCTGGGCGGAGAAGGCCCATGCCCTCAACGTCCCCTTCTCCTCGGTGAACACCACGATCCTGGTGCTCTCCTCGCTCACCTGCCAGCTCGGCGTCTTCGCCGCCGAGCGCGGTGACGTGAAGAAGCTCCGCTCGTGGTTCGTCATCACCTTCGTGATGGGCGCGATCTTCATCGGCGGCCAGGTCTTCGAGTACACCGAGCTGGTGAAGAAGGACGGCCTCACGCTGTCCTCCGACCCGTACGGCACGGTGTTCTACCTGACCACCGGCTTCCACGGTCTCCACGTGACAGGTGGTCTGATCGCCTTCCTGCTGGTCCTGGGACGGACGTACGCAGCCAAGCGGTTCACGCACGAGCAGGCCACCGCCGCGATCGTGGTGTCGTACTACTGGCACTTCGTCGACGTCGTGTGGATCGGCCTGTTCGCGACCATCTACCTGATCAAGTAACCATCTGATCAGGTCGCTGGCCGACGGCCGGACGCGCTGCCCGCCCTTCGGGGCATCACCGACCCGACCCGCGCCCGCCCTGCGACCCGGCCCCGACGGCCGGACGCCGAGGGCGGTCACCAGACGACCAGATCCTGACACCGGGGTTAATCCGTGAAAAAGCTCTCCGCA
The window above is part of the Kitasatospora sp. HUAS MG31 genome. Proteins encoded here:
- a CDS encoding cytochrome c oxidase subunit 3, whose protein sequence is MSVVATATATETGHAHGAVNRPNLVSVGTIVWLSSELMFFAALFAMYFTLRSVMGSEFWAEKAHALNVPFSSVNTTILVLSSLTCQLGVFAAERGDVKKLRSWFVITFVMGAIFIGGQVFEYTELVKKDGLTLSSDPYGTVFYLTTGFHGLHVTGGLIAFLLVLGRTYAAKRFTHEQATAAIVVSYYWHFVDVVWIGLFATIYLIK